TGTCAGCAAGCATTTGAAACCCTGTTAGTAAGGTATCTTTGTAGCTTCGCCATTGCATCTCAGAGAAATTGTTGACGGTATAGTTTTTGATTTTTTGTAAATGGGTCTGTGCTAATTTACTTAGCTTATATTTATTCTTTTGCATAATGGGTTATAAGGCGTTTAAAAAGTCTTCACCATCAACCACATTGCCTTGTACCAAGTCTTGCTTAGCTGACTCGAAACAATGTCTCAGGTAATCAGTTTTCATTGCTTCCAGCTCTTCATAGTCCTTAATCGACATAACTACTACGGCATCTTTGCTATTTTTGCTAATTTTCACTGGCTCACGTTGAGCGCTCAGAAGTAACTCACCAAAATTACGTTTGGCATCATTTGCTGTTAATGTGTGCATGATTACTCTCCAAATCTGGAATCACAGTAAGATTATAGTTATTCGCATGAAATGGTCAATATGATTAAATCGTGTGATTTGTGCGAAAGGTAAACTAACAAACAATTTAAGAGGGATTCCCAACGCTTGGCATTTTTGCTT
This sequence is a window from Vibrio coralliilyticus. Protein-coding genes within it:
- a CDS encoding type II toxin-antitoxin system Phd/YefM family antitoxin encodes the protein MHTLTANDAKRNFGELLLSAQREPVKISKNSKDAVVVMSIKDYEELEAMKTDYLRHCFESAKQDLVQGNVVDGEDFLNAL